One Bythopirellula goksoeyrii genomic window, CAGGGCCCGGAGGACTTCCTGGTCGACTTCCTGTTGGATCGAGCTAACGCGACCGTCGAGGAATGCAACGTTTATGGTCCCAGGGTGATTCGTAAGAGAATCCCGGACGAAAACTTTTTCTACGATCTCATCTACACTGGTGTCATTGGGCGACATCCAAGGGACTGCCAAATCAGAATTTACCTCAATCAGCATGATAGATTTCTCTGGGCCATCGGTAGCCTCTGACAATTCTCGAGGAGTAGAATCAGAAAACGCACAAAAGGAACCAACGACAGCAAGGTAATTAGTCAGTCCATCTGCTTCATCGGAACTGGGGCATTGATATACTTCCACGACCGTCTCCCTCGCTTTCGCGTTCGCTGGAGCATCCCATGGTTTGGTGAGATCAATACTCTCGTAGAGCTTTGATTGTTCCATATATGGTAGGATTAGCGTTCGCCAACTATGAAGGCGATTGCCATCTTCGTCCACAGTATATTCAGGAGGTAGAGTACCATTTTCAGACTCGTAATTGAGTATGGCAAGTGAGATCTGCTTCAGATTGTTCATGCAGGAATTGCGCCGAGCCGCTGGCCTTGCTGTTCGGACAGCCGGCAGAAGTAAAGCAACAAGGAGTACAATGATCGCGATTACTCCCAGAACCTCTAATAATGTGATCGCAATTCGAGATCGTTGCATGGTTTTCTCCAGAGGGGTCTTAGGAACGAGCTGTACAATCCTACCTGTGTAGGCAGGTCGAGCCTACTCCTAGCTGAGACGGAAATGCCGGAACTGCGCACGGCTTGTTCCGGCCTACGCGTTACTCAATCACCCCACCCCATCCAGATTCCGAGTCGCCCGGTACAACCCTACGGCCAGCAGCACCACCAACACGGCGATGATCGCCGTTAGCAAGGGGCCGTTGTTCAAGAGTCGCTTGACAAGTGGCTCACCCGGGGCGGGTGCTACCTCGGATTCAACTTCCGCACCAAGCGAGGCCGTGATAGGTGTGAATCCTTCGCGAAGCGAAGCGTTGAGCGCTGCCGTGTCGAAGTTGGGGGCATCCAGGGTCTCGCTGCCGTAGGCAAGGCGGTATTCCCTCTTCGACTCTGCGAGAAACACGGCTTCGTATGTATTGCCCCGTGCGGTGACATTCTTAACTTCCAGCGGTGGGCTATCGCGGTTTTCAATCACCAGCCGATATTCCTTTTCGCGATGCTCTGGAAAACCGATTGAGAGCGACTCACGTTTCAGGCTGCGGAAATCGAAGTGGGTGAGATTGGCCGAGCCGATTGGATGCCACGTCTCTTTCCCACCAGACTCTTGCTTCACTTCAACTCGGGCAGCCCGACTAAAATTGCGATTCGGGGTTTCTATATTCAACCGTGTGAGCGGCTCTCGGTGTGATTTCAGGTAGACGTGTGTTTGATGAGTCTCGGTGTCCTGCTCGGTTCGATCAATTGTGAGCGCGT contains:
- a CDS encoding DUF1559 family PulG-like putative transporter, which gives rise to MQRSRIAITLLEVLGVIAIIVLLVALLLPAVRTARPAARRNSCMNNLKQISLAILNYESENGTLPPEYTVDEDGNRLHSWRTLILPYMEQSKLYESIDLTKPWDAPANAKARETVVEVYQCPSSDEADGLTNYLAVVGSFCAFSDSTPRELSEATDGPEKSIMLIEVNSDLAVPWMSPNDTSVDEIVEKVFVRDSLTNHPGTINVAFLDGRVSSIQQEVDQEVLRALLTIDGGETIPEP